One Microbacter margulisiae genomic window carries:
- the recO gene encoding DNA repair protein RecO gives MYLKTAAIVLHRLPYGDRSSIISFYTAEKGRIDCMVYSTKGSKSGIKRALLEPLSVVELELELIHGRELHRIIEIKSKLTITFLGSHPVKNVLAFFIAECLYRIFKESQTDITLYDFIEQSIITLNFKNDGFANFHLVFLLQLTRFLGFYPNLNKSFPVAYFDMVNGIFVPTKPQHASFLNPDDSLIFQKLMRMNYSNMHLFGFSRHERVLILEQILHYYRIHIPTFGTIHSLGVFSELFDA, from the coding sequence ATGTACTTAAAAACAGCTGCCATTGTATTACATCGACTTCCCTACGGAGATCGTTCTTCAATCATTTCATTTTATACTGCAGAAAAGGGACGAATCGATTGTATGGTTTATAGTACGAAAGGGTCTAAATCTGGCATAAAACGCGCTCTCTTAGAGCCATTAAGTGTGGTTGAACTAGAGTTGGAATTAATCCATGGAAGAGAACTCCATCGCATTATTGAAATCAAATCAAAATTGACGATCACGTTTCTGGGCTCTCATCCTGTAAAAAATGTTCTGGCTTTTTTTATCGCTGAATGTTTATATCGCATCTTCAAAGAATCACAAACAGACATAACATTATATGATTTCATAGAACAATCTATCATTACTTTAAATTTTAAAAACGATGGCTTTGCCAATTTTCATCTGGTATTTTTGCTTCAATTGACAAGATTTTTAGGATTTTACCCTAATCTCAACAAATCATTTCCGGTAGCATACTTTGATATGGTAAATGGCATTTTTGTTCCCACGAAACCTCAACATGCCTCATTTCTAAATCCGGATGACAGTCTGATATTCCAGAAGCTTATGCGTATGAACTATTCAAATATGCATTTGTTTGGTTTTTCAAGACATGAGCGAGTGCTTATCCTGGAGCAAATTCTACACTATTACCGAATTCATATTCCAACTTTTGGAACTATTCATTCGCTGGGAGTTTTTTCAGAACTGTTTGATGCTTAA
- a CDS encoding AI-2E family transporter produces MRKPFTFDRVIRLIIGLAILLVTFILLKRLSSVLLPFFIGWLIAYMINPLVDFFQYRLKLKNRALSVFAAISLLLIVFTGVIILLINPISQEIQHTGTLIQYYLVNPQTQEWRIPFLPNDWQTYLQTHYAYQDLQKLMSSSTFIATLNKMQPHFMHLLSGTFQLLLNLLIVFVIFMYVVFILIDYNKITNGWSSIIPKHYRPFFEELFEDLTQGMNRYFRGQALVAASVGVICAIGFSILGLPLAIIMGLFIGLLNMVPYMQWFGYIPVVLLLGLKSIETGQNFSLLLIGLLIIILVEEAAQNLYLIPKIMGKVTGLKPALILLSLSIWGSLLGIIGMIIALPVTTLMISYYKRYILIADNEPAPLNTDTTNET; encoded by the coding sequence ATGCGAAAACCATTCACATTCGACCGCGTGATCCGTCTCATTATAGGATTAGCCATTCTTTTAGTCACTTTCATATTACTCAAAAGATTAAGTAGTGTCTTGCTTCCTTTCTTTATTGGATGGTTAATTGCATACATGATCAATCCGTTGGTGGATTTTTTTCAGTATCGGCTAAAATTGAAGAATCGTGCTCTTTCTGTATTTGCTGCTATTTCATTACTGTTAATTGTGTTTACTGGAGTTATTATACTTTTAATCAATCCAATATCTCAAGAAATACAACATACAGGAACATTAATTCAATATTATTTAGTAAACCCTCAAACACAGGAATGGCGTATTCCATTTCTTCCCAACGATTGGCAGACATATCTTCAGACACATTATGCATATCAGGATTTGCAAAAATTAATGAGTAGCAGTACATTTATAGCAACATTGAACAAAATGCAGCCTCACTTTATGCACCTATTGTCCGGGACTTTCCAGTTGTTATTGAATTTACTGATTGTCTTTGTGATATTTATGTATGTCGTTTTCATTTTAATTGATTATAATAAAATTACAAATGGATGGAGCTCTATTATTCCAAAACATTATCGTCCATTTTTTGAAGAACTGTTTGAAGATCTTACTCAGGGAATGAATCGCTATTTTCGGGGACAAGCATTAGTAGCAGCTTCCGTTGGAGTAATCTGTGCCATTGGGTTTTCGATTCTCGGCCTACCTTTAGCTATCATTATGGGTTTGTTTATTGGACTGCTCAATATGGTACCCTATATGCAATGGTTCGGATATATTCCGGTAGTTCTCCTGTTAGGATTGAAGTCTATAGAAACAGGACAAAACTTTTCACTTTTGCTGATTGGATTGTTGATTATAATCTTGGTAGAAGAAGCAGCTCAAAATCTTTATTTGATCCCCAAAATTATGGGAAAAGTCACAGGCCTCAAGCCTGCTCTGATATTACTTTCACTATCCATCTGGGGATCATTGCTTGGCATAATTGGGATGATTATTGCCTTGCCTGTCACAACATTAATGATTTCGTATTACAAAAGATATATTTTAATCGCAGACAACGAACCCGCTCCTTTGAATACAGATACTACAAACGAAACATAA
- the rseP gene encoding RIP metalloprotease RseP, with protein METFLIKAAQLILSLSILVFLHELGHFTFARIFKTRVDKFYLFFNPSFSLFRMKKINSKRYFRFFASNVPDMYQPMKDSEGNIVKDEKGKAKLEEINTNELEENDWRRHPEKTEWGIGWLPLGGYCKIAGMIDESMDTEALKKPAQSWEFRSKPAWQRLLIMVGGVVVNFLTALIIYALILFSWGQEYLPLQNARMGMQFSEVALKNGFHNGDILLAVNNKPVDEASDAIGKILIDEASTVEVLRDGKTVQLTLPSNFAQQVIGSHEKQFMAPRVPFVINKVVNETPAATAGLAKGDSVVAINGKSMYTAQDIMSFLQDNKGKTISLTFFRNGKQMTKPIAIDANGKLGVELVPFTEYFKTKHIEYGLLASIPAGIEMGVDKLTSYVKQLKFVFTKQGAKQIGGFGTIGSLFPSIWDWQSFWGLTAFLSIILAFMNILPIPALDGGHTLFLLYEIVTGRKPSDKFLEHAQMVGLILLFALLIYANGNDLLHLFIK; from the coding sequence ATGGAGACTTTTCTGATTAAAGCCGCTCAGTTGATTTTAAGCCTTTCAATTCTGGTATTTCTACATGAATTGGGGCACTTTACTTTTGCCCGTATTTTCAAAACGCGTGTCGATAAATTTTATCTGTTCTTCAATCCCTCTTTTTCCTTGTTTCGGATGAAGAAGATTAACAGTAAAAGATATTTCCGGTTTTTTGCATCCAATGTGCCCGATATGTACCAGCCCATGAAGGACAGTGAAGGCAATATAGTAAAAGATGAAAAAGGTAAAGCAAAACTAGAAGAAATAAACACAAATGAATTAGAAGAAAATGACTGGCGCCGTCATCCCGAAAAAACAGAATGGGGTATCGGATGGTTGCCTTTGGGAGGTTATTGCAAAATTGCCGGAATGATTGACGAATCAATGGACACGGAAGCATTGAAAAAACCAGCTCAATCATGGGAATTTCGCAGTAAACCAGCTTGGCAAAGATTGTTGATTATGGTTGGTGGCGTTGTGGTCAATTTCTTAACAGCTTTAATCATTTATGCGTTGATTCTGTTCTCTTGGGGACAGGAATATCTGCCGTTGCAAAATGCCCGTATGGGCATGCAATTCTCGGAAGTTGCTTTGAAAAATGGATTTCATAATGGGGATATCCTACTAGCAGTAAACAATAAGCCTGTTGATGAAGCAAGTGATGCTATTGGTAAGATTTTGATCGATGAAGCTTCAACGGTCGAAGTTTTGCGAGATGGGAAAACGGTTCAATTAACGCTACCGTCTAATTTTGCACAACAGGTAATTGGATCCCATGAAAAACAATTTATGGCACCACGCGTACCTTTTGTCATTAATAAAGTTGTCAACGAGACACCAGCGGCAACAGCAGGTCTGGCAAAAGGAGACAGTGTTGTAGCTATCAATGGCAAATCAATGTATACAGCACAGGATATTATGTCTTTCTTGCAGGATAACAAGGGAAAAACTATTTCTTTGACATTCTTTAGGAATGGAAAACAGATGACCAAACCAATAGCCATTGATGCAAATGGGAAACTGGGAGTTGAACTCGTGCCTTTCACTGAGTATTTCAAAACAAAACATATTGAATATGGGTTACTAGCATCAATCCCAGCAGGCATTGAAATGGGCGTAGACAAGCTAACCTCGTATGTTAAACAGCTGAAGTTTGTATTTACAAAACAGGGCGCTAAACAAATAGGAGGATTCGGAACCATCGGATCTCTTTTCCCTAGTATATGGGATTGGCAAAGTTTTTGGGGGTTAACAGCGTTTTTATCCATTATACTTGCCTTTATGAATATATTACCGATCCCGGCATTGGATGGTGGACACACGTTATTCTTATTGTATGAAATAGTTACAGGCCGTAAACCTAGCGATAAATTTTTAGAGCATGCTCAAATGGTTGGTCTGATTCTATTATTTGCACTTTTGATTTATGCAAACGGAAACGATTTGCTCCATCTATTTATTAAATAG
- a CDS encoding FtsB family cell division protein: MKRFWIKLKASLTHVQHYKYWIVGIFFFLLMSFFDEDNFVKRIENAREIHRLEQEIETYNKTIQSNQEKINELKTNNANLEKFARETYGMKRENEDVYIIKEEK; encoded by the coding sequence ATGAAACGATTCTGGATTAAATTAAAAGCTTCATTGACTCATGTACAACATTATAAATATTGGATTGTGGGTATTTTTTTCTTTCTTCTCATGTCATTTTTTGATGAGGACAATTTTGTAAAACGTATTGAAAATGCAAGAGAAATCCATCGGTTGGAACAGGAAATTGAGACGTATAATAAAACAATACAAAGCAATCAAGAAAAAATAAACGAACTAAAAACAAACAATGCCAATCTGGAAAAATTTGCCAGAGAAACATATGGGATGAAACGTGAGAACGAAGATGTCTATATCATTAAAGAAGAAAAATAG
- a CDS encoding 1-deoxy-D-xylulose-5-phosphate reductoisomerase, giving the protein MIYNTNRSQPKQIALLGSTGSIGTQALEVISAHPENFEVYALTANNNVDLLIQQARHFLPAVVAIANPVHYFKLKDALSDLPIHVYSGIESIAQIAAMEAVDIALTAMVGYAGLLPTLSAVKSGKTIALANKETLVVAGELIYSLVKQHHAAIIPVDSEHSAIFQCLVGEGDNPVEKIFLTASGGPFRTTHEDDLSKVTKNEALQHPNWNMGAKITIDSATMMNKGFEVIEAKWLFGLESSQIEVLVHPQSIVHSMAEFADGSIKAQLGLPDMRLPIQYAFSYPNRFPSKWPRLDFTAYPELTFEKPDLHKFRNLALAFEVIKQQGNAPCVLNAANEVVVAAFLRDEIGFLQMSDVIEATLQKVTFLAKPSYEDYVTSDEEARCVAAELVGSVCNM; this is encoded by the coding sequence ATGATATATAATACGAACAGGTCACAACCAAAACAAATTGCTCTTCTGGGATCAACTGGATCAATTGGCACGCAAGCGCTTGAGGTTATATCCGCTCATCCCGAAAATTTTGAAGTATATGCGCTAACGGCCAACAACAATGTAGACTTATTGATTCAGCAAGCGCGCCATTTTTTACCTGCGGTAGTGGCAATAGCGAATCCTGTTCATTATTTCAAACTAAAAGACGCTTTAAGCGATTTACCCATTCATGTTTATTCCGGCATTGAATCCATAGCTCAAATCGCTGCTATGGAGGCAGTAGATATTGCTCTCACAGCGATGGTAGGATATGCAGGGCTGCTTCCCACACTCTCTGCGGTTAAATCGGGGAAAACCATTGCATTAGCTAATAAAGAAACATTAGTGGTAGCCGGGGAATTAATTTATTCATTGGTAAAACAGCATCATGCGGCAATTATTCCCGTCGATTCTGAACATTCAGCTATTTTCCAGTGTTTGGTTGGAGAAGGAGATAACCCAGTTGAAAAAATCTTCCTGACCGCTTCGGGAGGCCCTTTTCGTACAACACATGAGGATGATTTATCCAAAGTAACCAAAAACGAAGCATTGCAACACCCCAATTGGAACATGGGAGCTAAAATCACGATTGATTCAGCAACCATGATGAATAAAGGTTTTGAAGTGATTGAAGCAAAATGGCTTTTTGGCCTTGAATCCAGTCAAATTGAAGTATTAGTACATCCGCAATCTATCGTGCATTCTATGGCAGAATTTGCTGATGGTAGCATTAAAGCACAACTAGGATTGCCAGACATGCGGCTACCAATACAATATGCATTTTCTTACCCCAATCGTTTTCCATCTAAATGGCCGCGTCTTGATTTTACTGCCTATCCGGAGTTGACCTTTGAAAAACCCGATTTACACAAATTCAGAAATTTAGCCTTAGCCTTTGAGGTAATAAAACAACAAGGGAACGCTCCTTGTGTGTTGAATGCTGCCAATGAAGTGGTTGTAGCAGCTTTCTTAAGAGATGAAATTGGGTTTTTGCAAATGTCTGACGTCATTGAAGCAACATTGCAAAAAGTAACTTTTTTAGCCAAGCCTTCGTACGAAGATTATGTAACTTCGGATGAAGAAGCGCGTTGTGTTGCCGCAGAGCTTGTTGGCAGTGTGTGTAATATGTAA
- the dnaA gene encoding chromosomal replication initiator protein DnaA, protein MKTNSANELWKRCTQVIRDNVSETTFSTWFAPIIPLSYENQVFTLQVPSQFFYEYIEETFVDLLRMTIHREVGEGTRLMYRVLVDRNAGTSTTIPSDEKVKPFASTPIQKENPFVRSSQVQNIDPQLNPIYNFNSFIEGNSNKLARTAGLSIAKDPGTTIFNPLFVYGPSGVGKTHLVHAIGVQTKQLHPEKRVLYVSANLFQIQYTDAVRNNTVNDFLNFYQSIDVLILDDIHEFAGKNGTQNTFFHIFNHLHQNGKQLVLTSDRSPVVLQGLEQRLLTRFKWGLSAEISQPDYELRKAILQHKIYKDGLDIPDDVVTYIAKNVVDNIRDLEGVIISLLAHSTLTNCSIDLKLAEKVIAGIVNIKPKTITIEHIRDVVCDHFGLKIEDMLSKRRDRQLAQARQIAMYLAKNYTQHSLSAIGASIGKRDHATVLHACKVVSDLMEIDKTYKGCIEEIQQKINA, encoded by the coding sequence ATGAAAACAAATAGTGCCAATGAATTGTGGAAACGGTGTACACAAGTTATTCGTGACAATGTGTCTGAAACAACTTTTTCAACATGGTTTGCCCCAATCATTCCACTTTCATATGAGAACCAGGTTTTCACTCTTCAGGTTCCAAGTCAGTTTTTTTATGAATATATTGAAGAAACCTTTGTCGATCTATTAAGGATGACGATTCATCGCGAGGTTGGTGAAGGCACAAGGTTAATGTATCGCGTGTTAGTTGACCGTAATGCAGGAACCAGTACAACAATTCCAAGTGATGAAAAAGTTAAGCCTTTTGCATCTACTCCTATCCAGAAAGAAAACCCGTTCGTCCGTTCGTCTCAGGTTCAGAATATTGATCCTCAATTGAATCCAATCTACAACTTCAATTCGTTTATTGAAGGAAATAGTAATAAATTGGCCCGTACAGCGGGATTAAGTATTGCGAAAGATCCCGGAACAACTATTTTCAATCCTCTTTTTGTATATGGTCCTTCTGGAGTGGGCAAAACACATTTAGTTCATGCAATTGGAGTGCAGACAAAACAGCTTCATCCGGAAAAACGGGTTTTATATGTATCTGCTAATCTTTTTCAAATTCAATATACAGATGCTGTCCGCAACAATACGGTGAATGATTTTCTCAATTTCTATCAATCAATTGATGTGTTAATTCTGGACGATATCCATGAATTTGCAGGGAAAAACGGCACACAAAACACATTTTTTCATATTTTCAATCACTTACATCAAAACGGCAAGCAGCTTGTCCTGACTTCAGATCGATCTCCTGTTGTTTTGCAAGGATTAGAACAAAGATTGCTTACACGCTTTAAGTGGGGATTGTCGGCAGAAATAAGCCAACCAGATTACGAACTGCGTAAAGCCATTTTGCAACATAAAATATATAAGGATGGGTTAGATATTCCCGATGACGTTGTGACATACATTGCTAAAAATGTTGTGGATAATATTCGGGATTTAGAAGGTGTAATTATTTCATTGTTAGCTCATTCTACACTTACAAATTGTTCGATAGATCTCAAATTGGCCGAAAAGGTTATTGCAGGTATTGTCAATATTAAACCTAAAACAATTACTATTGAGCATATCCGCGATGTGGTCTGTGATCATTTTGGTCTGAAGATTGAAGATATGCTTTCAAAACGCCGTGATCGTCAATTGGCTCAGGCCCGCCAGATTGCCATGTATCTGGCAAAAAATTACACACAGCATTCTTTGTCGGCTATTGGAGCTTCTATTGGGAAACGTGATCATGCTACTGTTTTACATGCCTGCAAGGTAGTTTCTGATTTAATGGAGATTGATAAAACCTACAAAGGATGTATTGAAGAAATACAGCAAAAGATAAATGCTTAG
- a CDS encoding LysM peptidoglycan-binding domain-containing protein translates to MKTSIRFSLLLFLALCLSFLVTAQQENFPVIQENGQRFYLYSVKPQEGLFSLAREFNISQAEILAYNPSVTSALQVGQQIKIPINDQTTALRSHTVTKKQTLYSIAYLYGTTVEAIVALNPEAEKGIKDGEILVIPPAIPKELKSAVTINNVVLNKSPKVNKETIKPEIKKTGQFITHQVVAGETFYSLSREYKVTVDAIREANPDVSELKTGTTVRIPLLSSLSPQGHKTIIQQTQKLAEEAFEHKPDLYHKNTKIIKIGMLLPFSVDGVKVDGTIDKFVDFYQGALLALLKAKKEGIAIQLYTYDIEKSDDILLSLLTKESPLWHVDFIIGPAYAGQVQAISSFAKQHKIYTVIPFSSQVHDIAYNPYLIQFNPSAQWQCDTSTSLFARQFRNYNIVIGNLDTATDPSGIGRMFTSSLTQRLNSLRIPFKNVALANGNVGVIQPLLSHTKPNIIVLGDDNVDNVIPYLRNIGPLAYANNISVYGFPDWDPEQGIYPKLYYTSLFFVNNPFQLSQYDNALYQWFRTRITPSNGMRYDLLGYDITNYFVDTWKHSENQNVANQLICPPKDNLQSQFHFHQVSPEGGWVNEEMNLLYYSNDNGIQRVSQSMPYTK, encoded by the coding sequence ATGAAAACTTCGATTCGATTTAGCTTATTGTTGTTTCTGGCTTTGTGTTTAAGTTTTCTTGTTACTGCACAACAAGAGAATTTTCCGGTCATTCAGGAAAATGGGCAACGATTTTATCTTTATTCCGTAAAGCCACAAGAAGGACTTTTTAGCCTTGCCAGAGAATTCAATATTTCACAAGCTGAAATTTTAGCGTACAATCCTTCTGTAACTAGCGCCTTGCAGGTAGGTCAGCAAATTAAGATTCCTATTAATGATCAGACAACGGCGTTGAGAAGCCATACTGTTACGAAAAAGCAGACTCTCTATTCCATTGCATATTTGTATGGAACAACTGTAGAGGCCATTGTGGCACTCAATCCGGAAGCTGAAAAGGGTATAAAAGATGGTGAGATTTTAGTTATTCCCCCAGCAATTCCTAAGGAGCTTAAATCGGCTGTTACTATAAATAACGTTGTTTTAAATAAATCTCCAAAGGTCAACAAGGAAACAATAAAACCCGAGATAAAGAAAACAGGTCAATTTATTACACATCAAGTTGTTGCTGGAGAAACATTTTATAGCTTAAGTCGGGAATATAAAGTGACAGTTGATGCTATCCGGGAGGCAAATCCAGATGTCAGCGAATTGAAAACAGGGACTACAGTCCGTATTCCATTACTATCATCTTTATCTCCACAGGGACATAAAACAATCATACAGCAGACACAAAAACTAGCTGAAGAAGCTTTTGAGCATAAACCCGATTTATATCATAAAAACACAAAAATAATCAAGATTGGCATGTTGTTGCCATTTTCTGTTGATGGGGTGAAAGTTGATGGAACGATTGATAAATTTGTGGATTTTTATCAGGGAGCTTTATTGGCTTTATTAAAGGCAAAAAAAGAAGGAATTGCGATACAGTTATATACCTATGATATCGAAAAATCAGATGATATATTATTGTCCTTATTGACTAAAGAAAGTCCATTGTGGCATGTGGATTTTATAATAGGGCCTGCTTATGCCGGGCAGGTACAAGCCATTTCGTCATTTGCAAAACAGCATAAGATTTACACTGTTATTCCTTTTTCTTCACAGGTTCATGATATAGCGTATAATCCCTATTTGATTCAATTCAATCCTTCGGCGCAATGGCAGTGTGACACATCTACTTCTTTATTTGCACGACAATTTAGAAATTATAATATTGTGATTGGGAATCTTGATACTGCTACCGATCCATCAGGTATTGGACGTATGTTTACTTCATCTTTGACGCAGAGATTGAATTCTCTTCGGATTCCATTCAAAAATGTGGCCCTAGCTAATGGTAATGTGGGGGTGATTCAACCTTTACTTTCTCATACCAAACCAAATATTATTGTTTTAGGTGATGATAATGTCGATAATGTGATTCCTTATTTACGAAATATCGGACCACTTGCTTATGCAAATAACATTTCTGTTTATGGATTTCCGGATTGGGATCCTGAGCAGGGAATTTATCCAAAACTGTATTATACCTCTTTATTCTTTGTGAATAATCCCTTTCAATTGAGCCAATACGATAATGCTTTATATCAATGGTTTCGAACAAGAATAACACCAAGTAACGGCATGCGGTATGATTTGTTAGGATACGATATTACGAATTATTTTGTAGATACTTGGAAGCATTCCGAAAATCAGAATGTTGCAAATCAGTTGATTTGCCCTCCTAAAGACAATCTTCAATCTCAGTTTCATTTTCATCAGGTCTCACCAGAAGGAGGCTGGGTAAATGAAGAGATGAATTTACTGTATTATTCAAATGATAATGGAATTCAACGTGTATCACAGAGTATGCCATATACAAAATGA
- the ald gene encoding alanine dehydrogenase codes for MKIGTPKEIKNNENRVGLTPAGVAALVKNGHIVYIQKDAGINSGFSDSLYEAVGAHILSTIEDVYAAADMIIKVKEPIEPEYKLIKKGQLLFTYFHFASDEKLTRAMIDSGAICLAYETVERPDRSLPLLIPMSEVAGRMSIQEGAKYLEKPKGGKGILLGGVPGVKPAKVLILGGGVVGTQAAWMAAGLGADVTLADISLPRLRYLAETLPSNVKTLMSSSYVIAEEVKHADLIIGAVLVTGAKAPHLVTQAMLKTMQPGTVMVDVAIDQGGCFETSHPTTHATPTFTIDGIVHYCVANIPGAVPYTSTLALTNATLPYAVQLANLGWEKACEQTSELKKGLNIIKGDIVYNAVKEAFGW; via the coding sequence ATGAAAATTGGAACACCCAAAGAAATTAAGAATAACGAAAATCGGGTTGGCCTAACGCCAGCAGGTGTAGCCGCTTTGGTCAAAAACGGCCATATTGTTTATATTCAGAAAGATGCAGGAATAAATAGTGGATTTTCTGATAGTTTATATGAAGCCGTCGGAGCTCATATTTTATCTACAATCGAGGATGTTTATGCCGCTGCAGACATGATCATAAAAGTGAAAGAACCGATCGAACCTGAGTATAAACTAATCAAAAAAGGGCAGCTTCTATTTACTTATTTTCATTTTGCGTCCGACGAAAAATTAACACGCGCCATGATTGACAGTGGAGCTATTTGTCTGGCTTATGAGACAGTAGAGCGCCCTGATAGGTCATTGCCACTATTGATTCCGATGTCCGAAGTTGCAGGGCGGATGTCCATTCAGGAAGGAGCGAAATACTTGGAAAAACCAAAAGGAGGAAAAGGAATTCTTTTGGGAGGTGTCCCTGGAGTCAAACCTGCTAAAGTCCTGATTCTTGGAGGAGGTGTTGTTGGAACACAGGCAGCATGGATGGCAGCTGGCTTAGGAGCTGATGTCACATTAGCAGACATTTCGTTACCCCGTCTACGCTATCTGGCTGAGACATTACCATCGAACGTAAAAACCTTAATGTCATCTTCATATGTAATTGCAGAAGAGGTGAAACATGCCGATTTGATTATCGGCGCAGTATTAGTAACAGGGGCTAAAGCCCCACACTTGGTGACGCAGGCTATGCTGAAAACAATGCAACCGGGGACAGTCATGGTTGATGTTGCTATAGACCAAGGGGGATGTTTTGAAACATCACATCCTACTACCCATGCAACTCCTACTTTTACCATTGATGGAATTGTACACTATTGCGTCGCAAACATTCCGGGAGCAGTGCCTTACACATCAACACTGGCGCTGACTAATGCAACACTGCCATATGCAGTACAATTAGCTAATCTTGGATGGGAAAAAGCTTGCGAGCAAACCTCCGAATTAAAGAAAGGTCTCAATATTATAAAAGGAGATATCGTTTATAATGCTGTAAAAGAAGCGTTTGGATGGTAA
- a CDS encoding outer membrane beta-barrel protein: MRRRITHVLSVIIVCFVFGQGSLTAAPPFHPYFLLGGTYGATLSSVSFYPQITQSLLLGRTAGITGCFVSEPHFGLQFEVNYSQRGWKEQNGSSFYQRQLNYVEMPIMTHFFTNGRIGWFLNLGPKFGYLLSEKPTTNLTSLTNPEYTAAISSHFDYGICAGSGFELHTKPFNVVLEGRYSYGLSDIFPNRSTDYFESSGNQVISITLGLMFRL; encoded by the coding sequence GTGAGACGCAGAATAACTCATGTTCTTTCGGTTATTATTGTTTGCTTTGTGTTTGGTCAAGGCTCATTGACAGCTGCCCCCCCCTTTCATCCCTATTTTTTATTGGGGGGCACCTATGGGGCAACGCTTTCGAGTGTTAGCTTTTATCCTCAAATCACTCAATCATTGTTGTTAGGGCGCACAGCAGGTATTACCGGATGTTTTGTGTCTGAACCTCATTTTGGACTTCAATTCGAAGTGAATTATTCGCAACGGGGATGGAAGGAACAGAATGGGAGCAGCTTTTATCAACGGCAATTGAATTATGTTGAAATGCCAATCATGACACACTTCTTTACCAACGGGAGGATAGGATGGTTTCTGAATCTTGGCCCTAAGTTTGGTTATTTGTTATCTGAAAAACCTACCACAAATCTTACTTCTTTAACCAATCCCGAATATACTGCAGCGATATCGTCCCATTTTGATTACGGTATTTGTGCTGGTTCTGGATTTGAACTTCACACGAAACCGTTTAATGTGGTATTAGAAGGGAGATATAGTTATGGTCTGAGCGATATTTTCCCGAATAGATCAACTGATTACTTTGAAAGCTCTGGGAACCAAGTGATATCCATAACTTTGGGACTTATGTTTCGTTTGTAG
- a CDS encoding DNA-binding protein — MTRTITFNELRRIKDNLPSGSMSKIASELNLSDETVRNYFGGHNFQEGKSCGIHLEPGPDGGLVMLDDTTILDCALRIIDEHMELAHSHH, encoded by the coding sequence ATGACAAGAACGATCACATTTAACGAATTGAGAAGAATTAAAGATAACTTACCTTCGGGAAGTATGAGTAAAATTGCCTCAGAGTTAAATCTCTCTGACGAAACTGTCCGCAACTATTTTGGCGGCCATAATTTTCAAGAAGGGAAAAGTTGCGGTATTCATTTAGAACCGGGTCCGGATGGCGGATTAGTAATGTTAGATGACACAACCATTTTAGATTGTGCATTGCGCATCATTGATGAACACATGGAGCTGGCACATTCTCATCATTAA